TTTCTTGAAGCCCGGCCACGGCGAAACGGTTTTCGCGTCCAACGACTCGATTTGCCAGCGCGTCGGCGGTATCGACGAACGGACACTCCGCAGACACATCAACCGCTTCGTCGAACTCGGTTTCATCAAACGCAATGATAGCTCGAACCGGAAGCGATACCGCGTTCGCTCGTCCAGCGGGGAATGCATCAGCTATGGACTGTCTCTAACCCCCCTCATCCAACGTGCAAGCGAGCTTATCGCCATCGCACATGAGATGGAAAATAACCGGCGGGATCGGATATTTATCCGCAAACAGATCCTTACAAAGCTCGCCAATTTGGAAAAGCATGATCCCTGCAACACATTCATCACCCACGCACGGAGAGCTCTACGCAGGAAGCTGAGCCTGCCCGAATACCACGCGCTGCTCGCTGACACGGACAAAGAATGCCGGAATTTGAGTACACCAGATGACCCACCAGAAACTGTGGAATTGCCCGCCAATGACGGACAAACTGTCCGGCACCAATCTAAGTCTGAAGAAGAAAAAAAAGATTTAGATAGCAACATAGGCAATGAAGCTCTGAAACCAGACTTGCTAACCTCAGTTTGCGATCAAGCGACGTCGTTCTCCACAGAGAGACTTAGAAACTGGTTGGACATTGAAAACCATGCTCGAACACTTGCACCCATGATGGGGGTTCACCCAGATACATTCGAAAAAGCCAAGAATGCAGTAGGAGCTCAGAAAGCGTCATGCGCCATCTTCATCATGCTACAACTTGGAAGACGCATCAGGGACTTTGGAGCGTATTTTCACAGTATTACCTTGGGCCAACGTCAAGACCAGTTTGATCCAGTGGCTTTGATCAATCGTCTATCCAAAACTGCTATGCAACCCGCCTAGTGTCCACCGCGGTGGACGTCTGACTGGCAACTAGTCCAATTACGCGTGGTCTCTCCACATGCATCAAAGCCACCGAGCCAAATTCCAATAGGGCGATACTGCGCGGTCATTCCATGTTCCTCCGTCCGGTCGATGTCCACCGCGGTGGACAGATCCGGCACCAAGTCTCACACCTCACATTCGTGACAGCCGTTCTTCGTCATCCACGACGTCAAGTGAACCGCCCTTGCCATCCCAAGCCCACAGGACGATGTCGAAGTCCGATGACGACGCACCCTTCGCAAAACTCTTGATCAGGAACCCCGCAAACCCATCCGCTATAAGGGCGCTTGCTAAATCCTGTGTCGGCACAGGTTGACCGTCGAGCATCTTCATGCGCCATGCAGGGTCAGCAAGTATTGACGCTGTCACACCATACCGTTCGAGCCTGTCCTGATCGCGGGTATCGAAAATTGGCCCCAGGTCGGCATTGTACGACACCAGGATCGTGGGTTGCAGGCTGCCTACCTGGTTGGCTTCTCTAAGAGCGGTCGCGGGATCCAGCGAGGTGTAGAGGGCAGGGGTGCCCTTGGCATTAAAGCGCCCTCCATAGAGTTCGGCGCCCCGTCCGGACAAAGGTTCACGCGCATAGACGGCGTTCAGGGCGCGGTAGAGCGGCCCTGAGTAGCGTCCATCTTTCAGCGGCATCAGGCAAAGACGCCCGCATCGACCGCATCGATGTATTCCAGAACTTGCTGAGCTTTGCCTTCCTGCACCAGCTGCATGGCTGTCCGGCCATCAAAGCCGGGCAGGGGCTCTGACCGGTACCATGCATAGGCCATCAGTTCCGAGCCGAAGCGGGGTTCGACTTTGTTCAGCACCTCTACCAATTCGCGCAGGCGGCGCTGCGTCTTGTCCGAACCAATGCGGGCTCGCCTCTGCAACGCGTCTTTGCCCAAGCCGACGGTCAATGCGATCTCTTCTGCTGATGTGCGTAGCACAGCGGCGATCTTGCGCGGTTCGAATTGCCCAGCTTCAGCAAAGTTCGTGATATGCATGATCTATGCTCCTACAGTGATACTGACGGTATATAGCGACAATATTGCTGAATTTCAAGTTGATAGGAGATACTGCGCCTTCGTTTCCCGTGCTAATCCGTAACGCTGCATTGCTCTGAACGAAGCAAATCCTGATTTTTGGGCTTGAGAAGTCGCCGTTAGAGCGCTTTTGCCGATCGAGAACGTCAGATAAGTTATTGATAATATGAGAAAGGCTGCAGCAGTCGGACCGGAGTTGCCGATCTTGGATCGGAACCGCCACTTACTGCATCCAGTCACGGGGGTCCGCGGTGGTGTCGGACCCTCGGCAGTTACCCCGGACCAGTTGGCTAGTGAAAAGGGAAAGTGGACTTCGGGTTTTTGTGACCGACGGATGAGGGCCTTTGGGGTGCCTCTGACGAGTTCGGGCCGGGTTCCGGTCTGCCGTTACGGATGAAGGGCATTCCCATGCAATCAGGTGTCTTGCGCGTGTTACGCGCGACCGCTGCCTCTTGGTGGCGGCATATAGAGCTGCGCCGAGCCGGTCAGACAGGGCTGGCACGGCAGCTCGAGCGGAAGGCCGTTCTCCGCGATCTCGCCTATCTCAGGCAGGCGGCGACGCTGCCGAATGCCCATGTCATCTTCGGAGAAGGCGGAACGTTCCTTCAACTCGGTTGGACCTTCCCACACTCAACCGAAAGACATCCCCATGGCTATTCTCAAGTTCTCCACCTCCGCTGTCGCGGCGCAGATCGCCCACGCGCGTGCCTGCAAGACCTTCCTGCCCAACTGGAACGGACCCGTTGACCGGCCCGCCCTGATCCTCATCGTCGGCAATGGCGTGCATCTGCGCTCGAACGGCATTGATGGCACGACCACCCGGCTCTGCAACTTCGAGAGCGACAGGCGCAGAACCGAACTGGTCAAGGCTTGCAAGGTTGGCTCCACCTGGTATGCGGCGGCAAAGGTCACAAGTCTTGACGGCACCCCTGTCGAGGATGCGACCTATGTGACCGATGCGAATGGCTCGATCACTTTCGGGGCTGTCTTCCTCACCCGATACGATGACGGCTGCTGGGGCTACAAGGATATGGAGGAAAGCGCGGGCCCGAACGCGTCGCGCGCGCCCCTTGCGCTG
The nucleotide sequence above comes from Sagittula sp. P11. Encoded proteins:
- the repC gene encoding plasmid replication protein RepC, which codes for MAFTKLSIKTAGAVASSGSISAAETDIWTIFRALRDARSVFGLRPGHIQTLQAMLSFLKPGHGETVFASNDSICQRVGGIDERTLRRHINRFVELGFIKRNDSSNRKRYRVRSSSGECISYGLSLTPLIQRASELIAIAHEMENNRRDRIFIRKQILTKLANLEKHDPCNTFITHARRALRRKLSLPEYHALLADTDKECRNLSTPDDPPETVELPANDGQTVRHQSKSEEEKKDLDSNIGNEALKPDLLTSVCDQATSFSTERLRNWLDIENHARTLAPMMGVHPDTFEKAKNAVGAQKASCAIFIMLQLGRRIRDFGAYFHSITLGQRQDQFDPVALINRLSKTAMQPA
- a CDS encoding RES family NAD+ phosphorylase → MPLKDGRYSGPLYRALNAVYAREPLSGRGAELYGGRFNAKGTPALYTSLDPATALREANQVGSLQPTILVSYNADLGPIFDTRDQDRLERYGVTASILADPAWRMKMLDGQPVPTQDLASALIADGFAGFLIKSFAKGASSSDFDIVLWAWDGKGGSLDVVDDEERLSRM
- a CDS encoding MbcA/ParS/Xre antitoxin family protein yields the protein MHITNFAEAGQFEPRKIAAVLRTSAEEIALTVGLGKDALQRRARIGSDKTQRRLRELVEVLNKVEPRFGSELMAYAWYRSEPLPGFDGRTAMQLVQEGKAQQVLEYIDAVDAGVFA
- a CDS encoding DUF6927 domain-containing protein, which translates into the protein MAILKFSTSAVAAQIAHARACKTFLPNWNGPVDRPALILIVGNGVHLRSNGIDGTTTRLCNFESDRRRTELVKACKVGSTWYAAAKVTSLDGTPVEDATYVTDANGSITFGAVFLTRYDDGCWGYKDMEESAGPNASRAPLALIELLSDLKDPDSYARDWRQRCRDWAAIPDYAEGDKIKLAKPVTLTDGSTCQIVTATHYKRGRQKRRCYRIEETGGLVRLSKATLAGSELLSSAKGAASPVLAEYLAGRE